A region of the Methanobrevibacter ruminantium M1 genome:
GATTAAAATTATTATATTAGATTATATTTTACATTGATAATTCTTAATTTTACATTTGATTAATCTTAATTTTACATTTATTAATATTTAATTAAAGTATTTTATTAACATTTAATTTATTATATAAATTTAGCCATGGGTGTAGTAATGAAAAAGAACAATTTTAATAAAAAGATAACTTTCGTCGCTAATTACTTTTGGACTAGCATTAAGGAAGGTTCAAAATCCAATTCTTATTTTAATTATGATAATTACCTAAAAAAATATCCTGATGTAAAGGAATCTGGAATGAATCCTTTTAAACACTATCTATTGCATGGAATTGATGAAGAGCGCAGTACTAATTTTGATGAAAATATTAATTCATACAGTTTAGTTGAAAATTCCGATTTATTTGATTATGAATATTACTGTGAAAAAAACAATCTGAAATTTGATTCCTATAGTAAAGCATTAATGCATTATCTTGAAAAGGGATATAAGAAAGGATACAACCCAAGTATAAAATTTAATGCAGAAGAATATTATGAAGTTCGTCCTGATGTTAAAAGGGCTGATGTAAACCCTTTAGTTCATTATTTAAAGTATGGAAAAATTGAAGTAACCTCAATGACTGAAAATTTAAATCTTAAAGAGTATCAGCTCGTTAAAAATTCAAATTTATTTGATTATAATTATTATATGGAAAAAAATCATTTGGATTTAAGAAACGAAACCGAGGCAATTTATCATTATTTGGAAATAGGTTATAAAAAGGGATATAACCCTAGCAATAAGTTCAATGGTGAAATTTATTTTAAGAAAAATCCGGATATTGAGGAATCTGGCTGGAACCCTTTAGTTCATTATTTGAAATATGGTCAAAAAGAAGAGCGTACTGATAAATGTGATAAAAACCTGAAAGAATATTCTTTAGTTAAGGAATCAGGATTATTTGATTATCAATTTTATAAAGATAAATATGATTTAGATTTAAATTCATATAAGCGCGGTTTAATTCATTATTTGGAATTTGGTTACAAAAGAGGATATAAACCTAGCAGAAATTTTGATGGGGAAGAATACTTAAAAAGATATCCTGAAGTTAAAAAAGCAGGATTTAATCCTTTAGTTCATTATTTGAAGTATGGTGTGAATGAGGAAAGAATAGGATTAAGAAGAATAAGCTTTAAAAATTTCAACAAGAACTATGATGTTGAAGCCATTTTAGAAAATATAGATAATGATGTTACAATCTTATTGAATGTTGAAGACTCAAACAACTTGAAAGAATGTATTGAAAACATTAAGAGCACCACTAAAGACTATAAGATAATTTTAATTCATGAAAATCTTGATGATGAGGATTTGGAATATATAAAATCCAATAATGATATAGAACTTTTAAGAAGGAGCCCTCATGAATCATTCATCAATGCATTGAATAATATATTGGACAATGCCAAAAATGATATCATCTTTCTTAAAAATAACATCAGAACTTTTGAGAAATGGATTTTCAAATTAACAGTTGCTGCATATTCAGATGATCGCATTGGATTTGTTAGCCCTATTTCAAATTATTCTACTGTTAGCCTAATAAATATTGAAGAAGATGAGAAATCAAGCGAATTTATAAGTAATATTTCAAAAAGAGATTATGAAGAATCTCCGTTACCTAATGACTCTTGTGTCTTTATAAAAAAGGATGTCTTTAAGGAATTAAAATTTGATGAAAGTTCAAACGAGGAAAATTGGTTTGCTACTTTTATAGACCGTGGATTAGAAAAGGGATGGAAATCAATTTTAGATGATTCAACATATGTTTACTATCAGTTTAATGAGGTAGAACCCCAACAAGCAGATGAATATGATTATTCAACTCCCTATGTATTAGAAAATAGGCCTTCAGTTAAATTTATTAATTCTGATGCATTTAACAACAGTTTTCAAAATATTCATGAGTATGCTGATGATAATCTTGAAGAGAATATTCAAGAAAAGACAAGGAAAAATATCCTATTTGCTATGCATTATGGGGGAGGAGTGGAATTTACAGTAAAAGATATTGTTAATGCGATAAAAAATGATTATGAATGTTATGTTTTAAGGGCATTTAAGAATAAAATGAAATTATATAAAGTTTTCAACGATTATTTTATTTCTATAAAAGAATTTAATATTAAATATCCTTGGACTCCTAAAATGATTCACAGTGATGAATATAAACAGATTTATTTTTATATATTGATTAATTATAATATAGACATTTTAGAAATCGATCATTTATTATTGCATACATTTGACTTGCAGGAGCTTGCAAAAAAACTGGATATTCCTATAATCCTAACATTGCATGATTTTTATTATATTTGTCCTTCATATTTCCTATTGGATGAAAATAATAAATATTGCGGTGGTTACTGTGGTGATCAACCTAGAAATTGCAGTACCAGAGTCACTTGGATTGATTTGCCTGCAAATATTGTTGAATGGAAAAATCAATGGCAGGAATATATGAAAGAACTATTTGGAATGTGTGATTATATTCTCACTGCAACAGACTTTACTAAGGATATGTTCTTAGAACATTATGACAGTTTAAAAAGTGATGATATAACAATTATAGAGCATGGTCGTGATTTAATACGTTATGATAATAATTATACAGTTCCTAATATATATCAACCGATTAAAATATTAATTCCTGGAGTTATAGGGCCTCATAAAGGCTTAGATTTTATTAAAGAATTGAAAGGATTTGATGACGACAATCGCTTGGAATACCATTTCATTGGACAAGTGGATGATGAATTGAAATCAATGGGCATATATCATGGTCCTTATGAACGGGAAGATTTCGCTAAGTGGGTGTTTAAAATTAAACCATCATTCATTGGAATATTCTCTGTCTGTGCCGAGACATATTCCCATACATTGACTGAATCCATATGTTCTGGGGTCCCTGTTTTAGCATCTAATCTTGGTGCTTTAAAAACTAGGATTGAATCTCAAGGGGGAGGATGGCTGGTAAATATTGATGATGCTGAAGAGACATATGAACAAATTTTAGATATTTCCAGTAAAAAAGAGGAGTATAAATTTGTAACGGAAAATCTAAAGGATATTAGGATTTCCAGTTCAGAAGAAATGGGAAGCAAATATAAGGAAATTTATGATAAGCTAACCAAGAAAGAAGATAAATGATATTTCTTTTTCATTTTTTAATGTTTGATTTGTTTTTGAAATTTATTTTTTTTTCTTCTTTTCTTTTTCATTTTTTAATGTTTGATTTGTTTTTGTAATTTATTTATTTTTTTTCTTCTTTTCTTTTTCATTTTTTAATGTTTGATTTGTTTTTGTAATTTATTTATTTTTTTTCTTCTTTTCTTTTTCATTTTTTAATGTTTGATTTGTTTTTGTAATTTATTTATTTTTTTTCTTCTTTTCTTTTTCATTTTTTAATGTTTGATTTGTTTTTGTAATTTATTTATTTTTTTTCTTCTTTTCTTTTTAATGTATGGAGCAATAATAAAGATTTACTCAATGAAGAAACGGTTTTTATGCTTGTTCTGTAAAAATAATTTTTGAATAAAATCTAAAGAGTCTTCAGAGTTAAATTTTTTTAGAATATTATCAATCTTGTCTAAAGATAATGTTTCTTTTTCTACAAAATCAAAAAGTCCACTTTCATTTTCATTGATTGAAGAGTTTTTAATCTCTTCAATAGTATAATCATTAATTGAATCATTTACAAAGTAAACATCTTCCTTCAATATTCTTCCAGGATTCCCTAATACATATGAATTTGAAAAAGCTTTAAACAGAGGTGGCAGAAAACTACATGGGCTAATTATTGATCCGGAACCTATTTTAACTCCTCTTGAAATAAATGAAGATTCACCTAATAAAACATTATCCCCTATAAATACGCTATTTGAATGGTTAATCCTACTGTTTTCATAATTATAAATTGGGTAATTATCTGAAGTTCTAATTTTTACATCACTTTCAACAATACAATTATCTCCAATGATAAGATTTTGATTTTCAGCAACGGAAATTGAAATTGAAGATCCGCAAGTATTATTTTTTCCAAGGAATAATGTGGAATTATTAAAAATAGTTAAATGAGAATTTACGCCTAGATTAGAACCTAAAAAAATTACAGAATTATTTCCATTGAAATCTATGTCTATATTTTCTAATTTAATATTGTTGCAACATAAAATATTATTTTTACCTTTAAAGCTTATATTGGAATCAATTAATTCTGGCATACCAATAATTTTATTATCTATCATTTTTTCGAATTGAGATTTATATTTTATAAATTCCATATTAACACCGAAAATCTTGTTTTTTTTTATCTTCCTTTTCTAATTAGTATTTTTGTTTTTTTTATATCGGTATTTGATTATTTACAATATTTTAATTTTTATAATTTTTATAATTTTTAATAATTTTTAAATAATTTTTATAATTTTTAATAATTTTAAATAATTTTTATAATTTTTAATAATTCGATTGTTTATATTTTTTAATTTCCAATTAAATTTTATAATTTAATTTTTAAATTATTATTTAATTTCCAGTAAATTATTATAAATTTGAATATACTCTATAGACATCATTTTTGTATCTTTTAAGTCCATAGTTTTGATATTATTTGCGATTTCTAGATATTCCTCCTTATTCTCAAATATTTCAGCCATATATTCATAGGCTTTTTTGGGATTATTCCTATCCACAATCCATCCCCCTTTATTTTTTAAAATTCTATCTTGGATCACTCCAATATTTGTACCTATTACAGGAATTCCGCAACTCCATGCCTCAGTAATGGTATGACAAAAAGTTTCAGGCCAAATTGAAAAGATTCCAACAAATGAAGGTTTAATTTCTTCAACTTTTTTATGGAATTCATCTCTTTCAAAAGTGCCGTGAGAAAAACCATATTCTTCAATTCCATCATGACAATTTCCTAAAAAATGAAATTCTATCAGATTTTTATTATCCTCTTCTTTGATTCTTTTAATCAATTGCGAACCCTTCATTATGTTTAAATGATTAGCTGGGCATAAGATTTTTATAGGTTTGTTTGATGAAGGGATTTCAAACATCTGTTTTTTTAATTTTGGGAAATCCCTGCCATGTTCAATAACTTTAAAGTTATTGTTATTGATGATATCTTCATTAGAGTATATGGATAAAAATAAATCTTTTACAAAAAAGGAAGTTGTTACAAAGACATTTATATAATTAAACATTTTTAAAACATTAACTCTCCATTCTGATATAAATTCTTTGGAATTTATATCGCTTAATGAATCCATAGGACAATAGCAATTTTTTTTATTATGAGAACATTCACCTGCGCAATAATTATAATTTTCATCTAATAATGTGTAAAATGGACATAAAAAATAAAAGTCATGTAGGGATAAAACAATAGGTATGTTTAATTTTTCAGCAACTTGCGGCAAATCAAAACTATGGTTAATCAAATGTCTTATATGGACAATATCTATGTTATAATTAACCAATATTTCAAAATAAATGTTGCTTAGCCAGGAATTATGGAAATCTTTTGCAGACCATGAGATATTATTTGTTTCTGTCTCTTCTGTTTCTACATTGATTCCATAATTTCTATGATATTTTCTTATTAATTTTAATTTGTTATTGGAAAAGCTAAATAATTTTAAGAACTTATTTTCAGCACTCAATAAATAAACATCAAATTCCTTTTCCACATTTTTCATCAAATCTTTATTTGTTAAGAAAGTACCTCCTGTAACTCCAGAATGTAAAACATATAAAATTTTTTTCATACAATCACTTTTTAGATTATTAGGTTTTTTCTCTCTAGATTCTTTTTGCGCTTTTGTTTTTGGCTTTTTCATTAGTTTATTCGGTTATTCGTTTTTAGGCCTTTTTTGGAATAGATTTTAATTTTCTCTTTTAAAGGAGGTCCTGGATTTTTTGGCTTTTTCAATATTTTTTGAAAAATTAAATGGTTCCTTTTTTCTTTCTTTTTTGAAACGTATTATTGATGGAATATCCTTTTCCAGAATATAGTTAAAAAGTATGGTATTATGTTGATAAACATGAGGTTTTAAACCTAATGCTGTTAAATTCTTGTCGAAACAAAATCACTTAAAATGGGGAAAATTCTATAGATATCCTCATCATTTAAATCGCTGCGATAAAACTGATTTAAATAAAAGTCTAAAATCCCTTCAGATCTAATTTTATATAAATTCATTTTTTCAATGTTTTCTGAGGATTTTTCAGAGGGAATGGTGCTGTTCTCCTTTAACTCATAGGATTGGGATTCAAAATCGTTATAGATATTGTATAAGTATTCTTCAGAAACAAAACCCTGAACTAAATAATCGTAAGAAACATTTTTTGTAAAAGACTTTTTGTTTAAGGTATGATAACAAATCAAATCATCCCATAAATAATCAATTCCATCAGCAGAAAATAATGCTTTAGAAATAAAAATGGCGTCTTCACCTAAAATTGTTGGAAAAATAATTCTGTTTTCAATTAAAAAGCTTCTCTTGAACAGTTTTGTCCAAATGGAAGGTGGCGGAAAAGCTATAGATCGGGGATTTCCATAAATATTTTTAAAATAGCCATGAAGTTCATTTGGATAGATAATCTTTGTAGGCAAATCCTCATCAACACTTGCATAAGTGCCATAAACAAAATCACAATCCTCTTCATTGATTGCATTATAT
Encoded here:
- a CDS encoding acyltransferase, which translates into the protein MEFIKYKSQFEKMIDNKIIGMPELIDSNISFKGKNNILCCNNIKLENIDIDFNGNNSVIFLGSNLGVNSHLTIFNNSTLFLGKNNTCGSSISISVAENQNLIIGDNCIVESDVKIRTSDNYPIYNYENSRINHSNSVFIGDNVLLGESSFISRGVKIGSGSIISPCSFLPPLFKAFSNSYVLGNPGRILKEDVYFVNDSINDYTIEEIKNSSINENESGLFDFVEKETLSLDKIDNILKKFNSEDSLDFIQKLFLQNKHKNRFFIE
- a CDS encoding glycosyltransferase codes for the protein MKKNNFNKKITFVANYFWTSIKEGSKSNSYFNYDNYLKKYPDVKESGMNPFKHYLLHGIDEERSTNFDENINSYSLVENSDLFDYEYYCEKNNLKFDSYSKALMHYLEKGYKKGYNPSIKFNAEEYYEVRPDVKRADVNPLVHYLKYGKIEVTSMTENLNLKEYQLVKNSNLFDYNYYMEKNHLDLRNETEAIYHYLEIGYKKGYNPSNKFNGEIYFKKNPDIEESGWNPLVHYLKYGQKEERTDKCDKNLKEYSLVKESGLFDYQFYKDKYDLDLNSYKRGLIHYLEFGYKRGYKPSRNFDGEEYLKRYPEVKKAGFNPLVHYLKYGVNEERIGLRRISFKNFNKNYDVEAILENIDNDVTILLNVEDSNNLKECIENIKSTTKDYKIILIHENLDDEDLEYIKSNNDIELLRRSPHESFINALNNILDNAKNDIIFLKNNIRTFEKWIFKLTVAAYSDDRIGFVSPISNYSTVSLINIEEDEKSSEFISNISKRDYEESPLPNDSCVFIKKDVFKELKFDESSNEENWFATFIDRGLEKGWKSILDDSTYVYYQFNEVEPQQADEYDYSTPYVLENRPSVKFINSDAFNNSFQNIHEYADDNLEENIQEKTRKNILFAMHYGGGVEFTVKDIVNAIKNDYECYVLRAFKNKMKLYKVFNDYFISIKEFNIKYPWTPKMIHSDEYKQIYFYILINYNIDILEIDHLLLHTFDLQELAKKLDIPIILTLHDFYYICPSYFLLDENNKYCGGYCGDQPRNCSTRVTWIDLPANIVEWKNQWQEYMKELFGMCDYILTATDFTKDMFLEHYDSLKSDDITIIEHGRDLIRYDNNYTVPNIYQPIKILIPGVIGPHKGLDFIKELKGFDDDNRLEYHFIGQVDDELKSMGIYHGPYEREDFAKWVFKIKPSFIGIFSVCAETYSHTLTESICSGVPVLASNLGALKTRIESQGGGWLVNIDDAEETYEQILDISSKKEEYKFVTENLKDIRISSSEEMGSKYKEIYDKLTKKEDK
- a CDS encoding glycosyltransferase, with translation MKKPKTKAQKESREKKPNNLKSDCMKKILYVLHSGVTGGTFLTNKDLMKNVEKEFDVYLLSAENKFLKLFSFSNNKLKLIRKYHRNYGINVETEETETNNISWSAKDFHNSWLSNIYFEILVNYNIDIVHIRHLINHSFDLPQVAEKLNIPIVLSLHDFYFLCPFYTLLDENYNYCAGECSHNKKNCYCPMDSLSDINSKEFISEWRVNVLKMFNYINVFVTTSFFVKDLFLSIYSNEDIINNNNFKVIEHGRDFPKLKKQMFEIPSSNKPIKILCPANHLNIMKGSQLIKRIKEEDNKNLIEFHFLGNCHDGIEEYGFSHGTFERDEFHKKVEEIKPSFVGIFSIWPETFCHTITEAWSCGIPVIGTNIGVIQDRILKNKGGWIVDRNNPKKAYEYMAEIFENKEEYLEIANNIKTMDLKDTKMMSIEYIQIYNNLLEIK